In the Pseudoliparis swirei isolate HS2019 ecotype Mariana Trench chromosome 19, NWPU_hadal_v1, whole genome shotgun sequence genome, one interval contains:
- the zgc:66447 gene encoding SLAIN motif-containing protein-like isoform X2, which translates to MVVPDSAGVVPQADNGSPTGLKESSEPGFEEEEEEEGGPEHAGGELEEVRKLQELVRRLEVQNETLRNRGSKTIVLRGVSSNSNLTDAVYISERLTCEKVTNSHLRLEHGGKPGKADFELSPTQDSSSSGEDMSPLPRANRLEGEDEEEDQGPCGDVLMLTCSNGAAHNPESHSQESYESETLAESDSGVDQTALDELDVLDLEDECEDVGDEDRWLYVSPKKQMDDQGPESPLKWCRQALDHRSPETEIACRTLISRLDQTSRWRNMYSSPSAEAGSTGSGLISPGYHKSTNKSLLTCGSSGVTTMHSALSSQSSIDSELSTSDDSISMGYKLQDLTDVQIMARLQEESLRQDYACSSASASRRSSTASLQSLRRGGTHSDQEFDSYSLEDEEDEFCSVPQRQHRFTPSPLGSPRCLSPSTSNHGQEYSSRLGAPRTRAPRRSLQGPSADLLTFAKSEELRHSMPNLAPRTSLHSLEAVRNSRSMEANLQSSGNRMSHLIHSPSTGMASSRLRGSGQSPLSLRTPVKAVTPVGSMAAARQPSRCLPVIQAQPAVGGRRVQSPGSANGGSYIPGRASGGAGRSAFGRGQASTRSKLSQPPRRSLGMTKMSDESWKDGCY; encoded by the exons ATGGTGGTCCCGGACAGTGCCGGCGTGGTCCCCCAGGCTGACAATGGCAGTCCTACTGGCCTCAAGGAGAGCTCCGAGCCTgggtttgaggaggaggaggaagaagaagggggtcCGGAACATGCAGGgggggagctggaggaggtacGAAAGCTGCAGGAGCTTGTTCGTAGGTTGGAGGTCCAGAACGAAACCCTGCGCAACAGGGGGAGCAAGACTATCGTCCTCAGAGGAGTCAGCAGCAACAGCAACCTCACAGACGCTGTGTACATCAGCGAGAGGCTGACTTGCGAGAAGGTGACCAACTCCCACCTCAGATTGGAGCACGGTGGCAAGCCGGGCAAAGCAGACTTTGAGCTGTCACCCACTcaggacagcagcagcagtggtgaAGACATGTCCCCTCTGCCCAGGGCCAACAggctggagggagaggatgaagaggaggaccagGGTCCATGTGGGGATGTTCTCATGTTGACCTGCAGTAATGGGGCAGCCCATAACCCAGAGAGCCATTCTCAGGAAAGTTACGAGTCAGAAACACTTGCAGAGAGCGACTCAGGGGTGGACCAAACTGCACTGGATGAACTGGATGTCCTTGATTTGGAGGATGAGTGTGAAGACGTAGGGGACGAAGACAGATG GTTGTACGTGTCACCAAAAAAGCAAATGGACGATCAAGGCCCAGAGTCTCCATTGAAGTGGTGTCGGCAAGCTCTTGACCATCGCAGCCCCGAGACAGAAATTGCTTGTCGAACCCTGATCAGCCGCTTGGACCAGA CTTCACGATGGAGGAACATGTACAGTAGCCCTTCAGCAGAGGCAGGCTCGACAGGCTCAGGCCTGATCTCTCCTGGGTACCACAAATCAACTAACAAATCCCTACTAACCTGTGGCAGCTCAG GTGTCACGACCATGCACTCTGCCCTGAGCTCGCAGTCCTCCATAGACAGTGAGCTCAGCACATCCGATGACTCCATCTCTATGGGCTATAAGCTGCAGGATCTCACTGATGTCCAGATCATGGCTCGCCTACAGGAAGAGA GTCTGAGGCAGGATTATGCCTGCAGCTCAGCATCTGCATCACGCCGCAGCTCCACAGCCTCGCTACAGTCCCTGCGCCGGGGTGGCACCCACAGCGATCAGGAATTTGACAGTTACAGCCTggaagacgaagaggacgaGTTTTGCTCCGTGCCCCAGCGACAACATCGCTTCACCCCTTCGCCGTTAGGTTCGCCCCGGTGCTtgtccccctccacctccaatCACGGTCAGGAATACAGCAGCCGACTCGGGGCTCCACGCACAAGAGCACCAAGACGATCCCTCCAGGGCCCCAGTGCAGACCTGCTTACGTTTGCCAAGAGTGAGG AGTTGAGGCACAGCATGCCTAATCTGGCTCCCCGCACCAGCCTACATTCCCTGGAGGCAGTCAGAAACAGTCGCAGCATGGAGGCTAACCTCCAGAGCTCTGGCAACCGCATGTCCCACCTGATTCACTCCCCCTCCACAG GTATGGCTTCTAGTCGACTGCGGGGCAGTGGCCAGTCACCTCTCTCCCTGCGAACTCCAGTGAAAGCGGTTACTCCTGTGGGCTCTATGGCAGCTGCTCGTCAGCCTTCCAGATGTCTGCCTGTTATCCAAGCACAGCCTGCAGTAGGGGGCCGCAGAGTCCAGTCACCAGGTTCTGCCAATGGCGGATCCTACATACCTGGAAGAGCCTCCGGTGGGGCAGGGAGGTCTGCCTTCGGCCGAGGACAGGCATCTACTCGGAGTAAACTTTCACAGCCCCCAAGGAG GTCTTTGGGCATGACTAAAATGTCAGATGAATCCTGGAAAGATGGCTGTTACTGA
- the zgc:66447 gene encoding SLAIN motif-containing protein-like isoform X3, with protein MVVPDSAGVVPQADNGSPTGLKESSEPGFEEEEEEEGGPEHAGGELEEVRKLQELVRRLEVQNETLRNRGSKTIVLRGVSSNSNLTDAVYISERLTCEKVTNSHLRLEHGGKPGKADFELSPTQDSSSSGEDMSPLPRANRLEGEDEEEDQGPCGDVLMLTCSNGAAHNPESHSQESYESETLAESDSGVDQTALDELDVLDLEDECEDVGDEDRWLYVSPKKQMDDQGPESPLKWCRQALDHRSPETEIACRTLISRLDQTSRWRNMYSSPSAEAGSTGSGLISPGYHKSTNKSLLTCGSSGVTTMHSALSSQSSIDSELSTSDDSISMGYKLQDLTDVQIMARLQEESLRQDYACSSASASRRSSTASLQSLRRGGTHSDQEFDSYSLEDEEDEFCSVPQRQHRFTPSPLGSPRCLSPSTSNHGQEYSSRLGAPRTRAPRRSLQGPSADLLTFAKKELRHSMPNLAPRTSLHSLEAVRNSRSMEANLQSSGNRMSHLIHSPSTGMASSRLRGSGQSPLSLRTPVKAVTPVGSMAAARQPSRCLPVIQAQPAVGGRRVQSPGSANGGSYIPGRASGGAGRSAFGRGQASTRSKLSQPPRRSLGMTKMSDESWKDGCY; from the exons ATGGTGGTCCCGGACAGTGCCGGCGTGGTCCCCCAGGCTGACAATGGCAGTCCTACTGGCCTCAAGGAGAGCTCCGAGCCTgggtttgaggaggaggaggaagaagaagggggtcCGGAACATGCAGGgggggagctggaggaggtacGAAAGCTGCAGGAGCTTGTTCGTAGGTTGGAGGTCCAGAACGAAACCCTGCGCAACAGGGGGAGCAAGACTATCGTCCTCAGAGGAGTCAGCAGCAACAGCAACCTCACAGACGCTGTGTACATCAGCGAGAGGCTGACTTGCGAGAAGGTGACCAACTCCCACCTCAGATTGGAGCACGGTGGCAAGCCGGGCAAAGCAGACTTTGAGCTGTCACCCACTcaggacagcagcagcagtggtgaAGACATGTCCCCTCTGCCCAGGGCCAACAggctggagggagaggatgaagaggaggaccagGGTCCATGTGGGGATGTTCTCATGTTGACCTGCAGTAATGGGGCAGCCCATAACCCAGAGAGCCATTCTCAGGAAAGTTACGAGTCAGAAACACTTGCAGAGAGCGACTCAGGGGTGGACCAAACTGCACTGGATGAACTGGATGTCCTTGATTTGGAGGATGAGTGTGAAGACGTAGGGGACGAAGACAGATG GTTGTACGTGTCACCAAAAAAGCAAATGGACGATCAAGGCCCAGAGTCTCCATTGAAGTGGTGTCGGCAAGCTCTTGACCATCGCAGCCCCGAGACAGAAATTGCTTGTCGAACCCTGATCAGCCGCTTGGACCAGA CTTCACGATGGAGGAACATGTACAGTAGCCCTTCAGCAGAGGCAGGCTCGACAGGCTCAGGCCTGATCTCTCCTGGGTACCACAAATCAACTAACAAATCCCTACTAACCTGTGGCAGCTCAG GTGTCACGACCATGCACTCTGCCCTGAGCTCGCAGTCCTCCATAGACAGTGAGCTCAGCACATCCGATGACTCCATCTCTATGGGCTATAAGCTGCAGGATCTCACTGATGTCCAGATCATGGCTCGCCTACAGGAAGAGA GTCTGAGGCAGGATTATGCCTGCAGCTCAGCATCTGCATCACGCCGCAGCTCCACAGCCTCGCTACAGTCCCTGCGCCGGGGTGGCACCCACAGCGATCAGGAATTTGACAGTTACAGCCTggaagacgaagaggacgaGTTTTGCTCCGTGCCCCAGCGACAACATCGCTTCACCCCTTCGCCGTTAGGTTCGCCCCGGTGCTtgtccccctccacctccaatCACGGTCAGGAATACAGCAGCCGACTCGGGGCTCCACGCACAAGAGCACCAAGACGATCCCTCCAGGGCCCCAGTGCAGACCTGCTTACGTTTGCCAAGA AAGAGTTGAGGCACAGCATGCCTAATCTGGCTCCCCGCACCAGCCTACATTCCCTGGAGGCAGTCAGAAACAGTCGCAGCATGGAGGCTAACCTCCAGAGCTCTGGCAACCGCATGTCCCACCTGATTCACTCCCCCTCCACAG GTATGGCTTCTAGTCGACTGCGGGGCAGTGGCCAGTCACCTCTCTCCCTGCGAACTCCAGTGAAAGCGGTTACTCCTGTGGGCTCTATGGCAGCTGCTCGTCAGCCTTCCAGATGTCTGCCTGTTATCCAAGCACAGCCTGCAGTAGGGGGCCGCAGAGTCCAGTCACCAGGTTCTGCCAATGGCGGATCCTACATACCTGGAAGAGCCTCCGGTGGGGCAGGGAGGTCTGCCTTCGGCCGAGGACAGGCATCTACTCGGAGTAAACTTTCACAGCCCCCAAGGAG GTCTTTGGGCATGACTAAAATGTCAGATGAATCCTGGAAAGATGGCTGTTACTGA
- the zgc:66447 gene encoding SLAIN motif-containing protein-like isoform X1: MVVPDSAGVVPQADNGSPTGLKESSEPGFEEEEEEEGGPEHAGGELEEVRKLQELVRRLEVQNETLRNRGSKTIVLRGVSSNSNLTDAVYISERLTCEKVTNSHLRLEHGGKPGKADFELSPTQDSSSSGEDMSPLPRANRLEGEDEEEDQGPCGDVLMLTCSNGAAHNPESHSQESYESETLAESDSGVDQTALDELDVLDLEDECEDVGDEDRWLYVSPKKQMDDQGPESPLKWCRQALDHRSPETEIACRTLISRLDQTSRWRNMYSSPSAEAGSTGSGLISPGYHKSTNKSLLTCGSSGVTTMHSALSSQSSIDSELSTSDDSISMGYKLQDLTDVQIMARLQEESLRQDYACSSASASRRSSTASLQSLRRGGTHSDQEFDSYSLEDEEDEFCSVPQRQHRFTPSPLGSPRCLSPSTSNHGQEYSSRLGAPRTRAPRRSLQGPSADLLTFAKSEEELRHSMPNLAPRTSLHSLEAVRNSRSMEANLQSSGNRMSHLIHSPSTGMASSRLRGSGQSPLSLRTPVKAVTPVGSMAAARQPSRCLPVIQAQPAVGGRRVQSPGSANGGSYIPGRASGGAGRSAFGRGQASTRSKLSQPPRRSLGMTKMSDESWKDGCY, from the exons ATGGTGGTCCCGGACAGTGCCGGCGTGGTCCCCCAGGCTGACAATGGCAGTCCTACTGGCCTCAAGGAGAGCTCCGAGCCTgggtttgaggaggaggaggaagaagaagggggtcCGGAACATGCAGGgggggagctggaggaggtacGAAAGCTGCAGGAGCTTGTTCGTAGGTTGGAGGTCCAGAACGAAACCCTGCGCAACAGGGGGAGCAAGACTATCGTCCTCAGAGGAGTCAGCAGCAACAGCAACCTCACAGACGCTGTGTACATCAGCGAGAGGCTGACTTGCGAGAAGGTGACCAACTCCCACCTCAGATTGGAGCACGGTGGCAAGCCGGGCAAAGCAGACTTTGAGCTGTCACCCACTcaggacagcagcagcagtggtgaAGACATGTCCCCTCTGCCCAGGGCCAACAggctggagggagaggatgaagaggaggaccagGGTCCATGTGGGGATGTTCTCATGTTGACCTGCAGTAATGGGGCAGCCCATAACCCAGAGAGCCATTCTCAGGAAAGTTACGAGTCAGAAACACTTGCAGAGAGCGACTCAGGGGTGGACCAAACTGCACTGGATGAACTGGATGTCCTTGATTTGGAGGATGAGTGTGAAGACGTAGGGGACGAAGACAGATG GTTGTACGTGTCACCAAAAAAGCAAATGGACGATCAAGGCCCAGAGTCTCCATTGAAGTGGTGTCGGCAAGCTCTTGACCATCGCAGCCCCGAGACAGAAATTGCTTGTCGAACCCTGATCAGCCGCTTGGACCAGA CTTCACGATGGAGGAACATGTACAGTAGCCCTTCAGCAGAGGCAGGCTCGACAGGCTCAGGCCTGATCTCTCCTGGGTACCACAAATCAACTAACAAATCCCTACTAACCTGTGGCAGCTCAG GTGTCACGACCATGCACTCTGCCCTGAGCTCGCAGTCCTCCATAGACAGTGAGCTCAGCACATCCGATGACTCCATCTCTATGGGCTATAAGCTGCAGGATCTCACTGATGTCCAGATCATGGCTCGCCTACAGGAAGAGA GTCTGAGGCAGGATTATGCCTGCAGCTCAGCATCTGCATCACGCCGCAGCTCCACAGCCTCGCTACAGTCCCTGCGCCGGGGTGGCACCCACAGCGATCAGGAATTTGACAGTTACAGCCTggaagacgaagaggacgaGTTTTGCTCCGTGCCCCAGCGACAACATCGCTTCACCCCTTCGCCGTTAGGTTCGCCCCGGTGCTtgtccccctccacctccaatCACGGTCAGGAATACAGCAGCCGACTCGGGGCTCCACGCACAAGAGCACCAAGACGATCCCTCCAGGGCCCCAGTGCAGACCTGCTTACGTTTGCCAAGAGTGAGG AAGAGTTGAGGCACAGCATGCCTAATCTGGCTCCCCGCACCAGCCTACATTCCCTGGAGGCAGTCAGAAACAGTCGCAGCATGGAGGCTAACCTCCAGAGCTCTGGCAACCGCATGTCCCACCTGATTCACTCCCCCTCCACAG GTATGGCTTCTAGTCGACTGCGGGGCAGTGGCCAGTCACCTCTCTCCCTGCGAACTCCAGTGAAAGCGGTTACTCCTGTGGGCTCTATGGCAGCTGCTCGTCAGCCTTCCAGATGTCTGCCTGTTATCCAAGCACAGCCTGCAGTAGGGGGCCGCAGAGTCCAGTCACCAGGTTCTGCCAATGGCGGATCCTACATACCTGGAAGAGCCTCCGGTGGGGCAGGGAGGTCTGCCTTCGGCCGAGGACAGGCATCTACTCGGAGTAAACTTTCACAGCCCCCAAGGAG GTCTTTGGGCATGACTAAAATGTCAGATGAATCCTGGAAAGATGGCTGTTACTGA